From the Solanum stenotomum isolate F172 chromosome 4, ASM1918654v1, whole genome shotgun sequence genome, one window contains:
- the LOC125862613 gene encoding ATP-dependent Clp protease ATP-binding subunit ClpA homolog CD4B, chloroplastic, whose translation MARALVQSTSIPSSVAGERTTKFNGSGKTKRAVTMLCNAQSSSLALRDFTGLRGCNAIDTLVRSGQTLQSKVAAATYVRRPRGCRFVPKAMFERFTEKAIKVIMLAQEEARRLGHNFVGTEQILLGLIGEGTGIAAKVLKSMGINLKDARVEVEKIIGRGSGFVAVEIPFTPRAKRVLELSLEEARQLGHNYIGSEHLLLGLLREGEGVAARVLENLGADPSNIRTQVIRMVGESNEAVGASVGGGTSGQKMPTLEEYGTNLTKLAEEGKLDPVVGRQPQIERVTQILGRRTKNNPCLIGEPGVGKTAIAEGLAQRIANGDVPETIEGKKVITLDMGLLVAGTKYRGEFEERLKKLMEEIKQSDEIILFIDEVHTLIGAGAAEGAIDAANILKPALARGELQCIGATTLDEYRKHIEKDPALERRFQPVKVPEPTVDETIQILKGLRERYEIHHKLRYTDEALVAAAQLSYQYISDRFLPDKAIDLIDEAGSRVRLRHAQLPEEAKELEKELRQITKEKNEAVRGQDFEKAGELRDREMDLKAQITALIDKNKEVSKAESEAADTGPLVTEADIQHIVSSWTGIPVEKVSTDESDRLLKMEETLHTRIIGQDEAVKAISRAIRRARVGLKNPNRPIASFIFSGPTGVGKSELAKALATYYFGSEEAMIRLDMSEFMERHTVSKLIGSPPGYVGYTEGGQLTEAVRRRPYTVVLFDEIEKAHPDVFNMMLQILEDGRLTDSKGRTVDFKNTLLIMTSNVGSSVIEKGGRRIGFDLDFDEKDSSYNRIKSLVTEELKQYFRPEFLNRLDEMIVFRQLTKLEVKEIADIMLKEVFERLKVKEIELQVTERFRDRVVDEGYNPSYGARPLRRAIMRLLEDSMAEKMLAGEIKEGDSVIVDVDSDGNVTVLNGSSGTPSDPAPEPIPV comes from the exons ATGGCTAGAGCTCTAGTTCAGTCAACAAGCATCCCATCATCAGTTGCTGGTGAAAGGACGACCAAATTCAATGGATCTGGGAAAACAAAAAGAGCTGTTACAATGCTATGCAATGCACAATCATCTTCACTTGCACTGAGGGATTTTACAGGATTGCGAGGATGCAATGCAATAGATACACTAGTTAGATCTGGACAAACTCTCCAATCCAAAGTAGCAGCTGCAACTTATGTCAGACGACCACGAGGTTGCCGATTTGTACCAAAAGCAATGTTTGAGCGCTTCACAGAGAAGGCGATAAAAGTCATTATGCTTGCACAAGAAGAGGCCAGACGACTTGGTCACAATTTTGTTGGCACTGAGCAGATCTTGTTGGGTCTAATTGGTGAGGGAACTGGTATTGCTGCCAAGGTTCTTAAATCGATGGGGATCAATTTGAAAGATGCTCGTGTGGAAGTGGAAAAGATAATTGGAAGGGGTAGTGGGTTCGTTGCTGTTGAGATCCCTTTTACCCCTCGTGCCAAGCGTGTTCTGGAACTCTCTCTGGAGGAAGCCCGCCAGCTAG GGCATAACTATATTGGTTCGGAGCACTTGCTACTTGGATTGCTACGTGAAGGTGAAGGTGTGGCTGCCCGTGTCCTTGAAAACTTGGGTGCTGACCCCAGCAACATCCGCACTCAG GTGATCCGAATGGTTGGTGAGAGTAATGAGGCTGTTGGTGCTAGTGTTGGAGGTGGAACTTCTGGCCAAAAAATGCCAACACTGGAGGAGTACGGAACAAATTTGACAAAATTGGCAGAAGAg GGAAAATTGGACCCCGTTGTTGGAAGACAGCCGCAAATTGAACGGGTCACTCAAATCTTGGGTCGGCGGACTAAGAACAACCCTTGTCTTATTGGAGAACCAGGTGTTGGCAAAACAGCTATTGCTGAGGGTTTGGCACAAAGAATTGCAAACGGTGATGTCCCTGAAACAATTGAGGGGAAGAAG GTGATAACTCTTGATATGGGATTGCTTGTTGCTGGGACAAAATACCGTGGAGAGTTTGAGGAAAGGCTAAAAAAGCTGATGGAGGAAATTAAACAGAGTGATGAAATAATACTATTTATCGATGAAGTGCACACATTGATTGGAGCTGGAGCAGCAGAGGGGGCCATCGATGCTGCAAACATCTTGAAACCTGCCCTAGCTCGAGGTGAACTACAG TGTATCGGAGCTACTACACTGGATGAATACAGAAAGCATATTGAGAAAGATCCTGCACTAGAGAGGAGATTCCAACCAGTTAAGGTCCCTGAACCTACTGTTGATGAAACTATACAGATTCTGAAAGGGCTTCGTGAGAGGTATGAGATTCATCACAAACTTCGTTACACTGACGAGGCCTTAGTGGCTGCTGCTCAGCTCTCATACCAGTACATCAG TGACCGATTTCTGCCTGATAAAGCAATTGATTTGATTGATGAAGCTGGTTCTCGTGTTCGACTTCGCCATGCTCAG CTCCCCGAGGAAGCAAAAGAGCTTGAGAAAGAGCTTCGTCAGATTACAAAGGAGAAGAATGAAGCTGTTCGCGGTCAAGATTTCGAAAAG GCTGGGGAATTACGTGATAGAGAAATGGATCTTAAGGCACAGATCACAGCCCTCatagacaaaaacaaagaggtGAGCAAGGCTGAAAGTGAGGCTGCAGATACAGGTCCTCTTGTGACAGAAGCAGATATTCAGCACATCGTCTCTTCTTGGACTGGTATCCCTGTTGAGAAGGTCTCCACTGACGAATCTGACCGTCTCCTAAAAATGGAAGAAACACTTCACACACGAATCATTGGCCAGGATGAAGCTGTCAAAGCCATTAGTCGTGCTATTCGACGTGCGCGAGTTGGGCTCAAGAATCCCAATAGGCCTATTGCTAGTTTCATCTTTTCCGGTCCCACTGGTGTTGGGAAATCAGAACTGGCAAAGGCACTGGCTACATATTACTTTGGTTCTGAAGAAGCAATGATCCGGCTTGATATGAGTGAGTTCATGGAAAGACACACGGTCTCTAAGCTCATTGGATCCCCCCCTGGTTATGTTGGTTACACAGAGGGTGGTCAATTGACTGAAGCTGTTAGGCGTCGACCTTATACAGTTGTGCTCTTTGATGAGATTGAGAAGGCTCATCCTGATGTCTTCAACATGATGCTTCAAATTCTTGAAGATGGAAGATTGACAGACAGCAAGGGTAGAACTGTAGATTTCAAGAACACACTTCTCATCATGACATCAAATGTTGGAAGTAGTGTAATTGAGAAAGGTGGCCGTCGTATAGGTTTTGATCTAGACTTTGATGAGAAGGATAGCAGTTACAATCGTATCAAGAGCTTAGTGACTGAAGAATTGAAGCAGTACTTCAGGCCAGAGTTTTTGAACAGATTGGATGAGATGATTGTATTCCGTCAACTCACTAAGTTAGAGGTTAAGGAGATTGCTGATATCATGCTTAAGGAGGTATTTGAGAGGTTGAAAGTTAAGGAAATAGAACTTCAAGTGACAGAGAGGTTTAGAGACAGGGTGGTTGACGAGGGATACAACCCTAGCTATGGAGCACGACCTCTGAGAAGAGCTATTATGAGACTGTTAGAGGACAGCATGGCTGAGAAAATGCTTGCAGGTGAGATCAAAGAAGGTGATTCAGTTATTGTGGACGTTGATTCAGATGGCAATGTGACTGTCCTCAATGGAAGTAGTGGTACTCCCTCGGACCCGGCTCCTGAGCCTATCCCCGTTTAG